A region of Arabidopsis thaliana chromosome 5, partial sequence DNA encodes the following proteins:
- the emb1138 gene encoding DEAD box RNA helicase (RH3) (embryo defective 1138 (emb1138); FUNCTIONS IN: in 6 functions; INVOLVED IN: embryo development ending in seed dormancy; EXPRESSED IN: guard cell; CONTAINS InterPro DOMAIN/s: DNA/RNA helicase, DEAD/DEAH box type, N-terminal (InterPro:IPR011545), GUCT (InterPro:IPR012562), DEAD-like helicase, N-terminal (InterPro:IPR014001), DNA/RNA helicase, C-terminal (InterPro:IPR001650), Zinc finger, CCHC-type (InterPro:IPR001878), Helicase, superfamily 1/2, ATP-binding domain (InterPro:IPR014021); BEST Arabidopsis thaliana protein match is: putative mitochondrial RNA helicase 2 (TAIR:AT3G22330.1).) — protein sequence MTLTATTTTLKLMMVKNSLSLNLVCLNVLKSLLRNVRAVLVPALQGRDIIARAKTGTGKTLAFGIPIIKRLTEEAGDYTAFRRSGRLPKFLVLAPTRELAKQVEKEIKESAPYLSTVCVYGGVSYTIQQSALTRGVDVVVGTPGRIIDLIEGRSLKLGEVEYLVLDEADQMLAVGFEEAVESILENLPTKRQSMLFSATMPTWVKKLARKYLDNPLNIDLVGDQDEKLAEGIKLYAIATTSTSKRTILSDLITVYAKGGKTIVFTQTKRDADEVSLALSNSIATEALHGDISQHQRERTLNAFRQGKFTVLVATDVASRGLDIPNVDLVIHYELPNDPETFVHRSGRTGRAGKEGSAILMHTSSQKRTVRSLERDVGCHFEFISPPTVGDLLESSADQVVATLNGVHPDSIKFFSATAQKLYEEKGTDALAAALAHLSGFSQPPSSRSLLSHEKGWVTLQLIRDPTNARGFLSARSVTGFLSDLYRTAADEVGKIFLIADDRIQGAVFDLPEEIAKELLEKDVPEGNSLSMITKLPPLQDDGPSSDNYGRFSSRDRMPRGGGGSRGSRGGRGGSSRGRDSWGGDDDRGSRRSSGGGSSWSRGGSSSRGSSDDWLIGGRSSSSSRAPSRERSFGGSCFICGKSGHRATDCPDKRGF from the exons ATGACCTTGACGGCGACAACAACAACGTTGAAGCTGATGATGGTGAAGAACTCGCTATCTCTAAACTTAGTTTGCCTCAACGTCTTGAAGAGTCTCTTGAGAAACGTG AGAGCTGTGTTGGTACCTGCACTGCAAGGAAGAGATATTATAGCTCGTGCAAAGACAGGAACTGGAAAGACTTTGGCTTTTGGTATTCCTATCATTAAACGTCTCACTGAAGAAGCTGGAGACTACACTGCTTTCAg GAGGTCTGGTCGTCTTCCTAAGTTCCTTGTCCTTGCGCCGACCCGAGAGCTGGCTAAGCAAGTGGAGAAGGAGATTAAGGAGTCTGCACCTTATTTGAGCACTGTTTGTGTGTATGGGGGAGTTTCTTATACCATTCAGCAGAGTGCTTTAACTCGTggtgttgatgttgttgttggaacTCCTGGAAGAATCATTGATTTGATTGAAGGAAGGAGTCTTAAATTGGGAGAAGTTGAGTATTTGGTACTTGATGAAGCTGATCAGATGCTTGCTGTTGGGTTTGAGGAGGCCGTGGAATCGATTCTTGAGAATCTTCCAACTAAGCGACAAAGTATGCTTTTCTCAGCAACTATGCCTACTTGGGTTAAGAAGTTGGCGAGGAAGTACCTTGACAATCCCTTGAATATTGATCTG GTTGGAGACCAAGATGAGAAGCTCGCAGAGGGTATCAAACTTTATGCAATCGCAACCACATCGACATCAAAACGCACTATTCTAAGCGACCTTATTACA GTGTATGCGAAGGGTGGCAAGACCATTGTTTTTACCCAAACTAAAAGAGATGCAGACGAAGTTTCTCTTGCATTGTCAAACAGTATAGCTACCGAAGCACTTCATGGAGATATATCTCAGcatcaaagagagagaacacTCAATGCTTTCCGTCAAGGGAAATTCACCGTATTAGTTGCCACTGATGTTGCATCTCGTGGACTTGACATCCCGAACGTAGATCTA GTTATCCACTATGAACTTCCTAATGACCCAGAAACTTTTGTGCACCGTTCTGGTCGTACTGGGCGTGCAGGGAAAGAAGGCTCTGCCATTCTCATGCACACCAGCAGCCAAAAGAGAACAGTGAGGTCTCTGGAGCGTGACGTAGGCTGCCATTTTGAATTCATTAGCCCACCAACTGTTGGAGACTTGTTGGAATCGTCAGCAGACCAAGTGGTGGCCACTCTAAATGGTGTTCACCCTGACTCCATAAAGTTTTTCTCAGCAACTGCTCAAAAACTATATGAGGAGAAAGGAACAGATGCTTTAGCTGCAGCTCTAGCTCACCTGAGTGGTTTCTCTCAGCCGCCTTCATCAAGATCTCTCCTCAGCCATGAGAAG GGATGGGTGACTTTGCAATTGATCCGAGATCCAACGAACGCTAGAGGCTTTCTGTCTGCGAGGTCTGTTACTGGTTTTCTTTCCGATCTTTACCGTACAGCTGCAGATGAAGTTGGAAAAATCTTCTTGATCGCCGATGACAGG ATCCAAGGAGCTGTATTTGATCTACCAGAGGAGATCGCGAAAGAGCTCCTAGAGAAAGATGTCCCCGAAGGCAACAGTTTATCCATGATAACAAAG TTACCTCCACTTCAAGATGACGGACCATCTAGTGATAACTACGGACGGTTCTCTAGCAGAGACAGGATGCctagaggaggaggaggttcTAGAGGGTCAAGAGGCGGTAGAGGAGGATCATCACGAGGCCGTGATAGTTGGGGAGGTGATGATGACAGAGGTAGTAGAAGGAGCAGTGGTGGAGGAAGCAGCTGGTCCCGAGGTGGTAGTAGTTCCAGAGGAAGTTCTGATGATTGGTTGATCGGTGGCAGAAGTTCATCAAGCAGCAGAGCTCCTTCGCGGGAGAG AAGTTTTGGAGGTTCATGCTTCATTTGTGGGAAATCTGGACACAGGGCAACAGATTGTCCTGATAAGAGAGGATTTTAG
- a CDS encoding Putative membrane lipoprotein (Putative membrane lipoprotein; BEST Arabidopsis thaliana protein match is: Putative membrane lipoprotein (TAIR:AT5G26717.1); Has 6 Blast hits to 6 proteins in 2 species: Archae - 0; Bacteria - 0; Metazoa - 0; Fungi - 0; Plants - 6; Viruses - 0; Other Eukaryotes - 0 (source: NCBI BLink).): MAANMWKTIMMIALIMIGCGLQACNGMNVDKSKPTMFNRFTCFRRCSITCSVDQSLDKTPCYKKCLNKCGLVLDSKPKPTSSSSSSSSSSSSSSSPPPTA; the protein is encoded by the coding sequence atggCGGCAAACATGTGGAAGACGATTATGATGATAGCTTTGATAATGATAGGATGTGGTTTACAAGCATGCAATGGAATGAATGTGGATAAAAGCAAGCCAACGATGTTTAATAGGTTTACCTGCTTCAGAAGATGTTCCATAACTTGTAGTGTAGACCAAAGCCTAGACAAAACCCCATGttacaaaaaatgtttgaacaAATGTGGTCTAGTTTtggattcaaaaccaaaaccaacatcatcatcatcatcatcatcatcatcatcatcatcatcatcatcacctccTCCTACTGCataa
- a CDS encoding Putative membrane lipoprotein (Putative membrane lipoprotein; FUNCTIONS IN: molecular_function unknown; INVOLVED IN: biological_process unknown; LOCATED IN: endomembrane system; BEST Arabidopsis thaliana protein match is: Putative membrane lipoprotein (TAIR:AT5G26717.1); Has 6 Blast hits to 6 proteins in 2 species: Archae - 0; Bacteria - 0; Metazoa - 0; Fungi - 0; Plants - 6; Viruses - 0; Other Eukaryotes - 0 (source: NCBI BLink).), protein MTGNMYKMMMLMALIMMTCGLQACNATNVDESKPDPKLECFKNCSISCGKQNQPCYEVCLTKCGLPKRPSTSTPSSSSTTA, encoded by the coding sequence atgaCGGGAAACATGtataagatgatgatgttgatggcATTGATAATGATGACATGTGGTTTACAAGCATGCAATGCAACGAATGTTGATGAAAGCAAGCCAGATCCAAAACTTGAGTGCTTCAAAAACTGTTCCATAAGTTGTGGCAAACAAAACCAACCTTGTTACGAAGTTTGTTTGACGAAATGTGGTCTCCCAAAACGTCCTTCTACATCAACACCATCATCTTCCTCCACCACGGCGTAA
- the emb1138 gene encoding DEAD box RNA helicase (RH3) (embryo defective 1138 (emb1138); FUNCTIONS IN: in 6 functions; INVOLVED IN: embryo development ending in seed dormancy; LOCATED IN: chloroplast, membrane; EXPRESSED IN: guard cell, leaf; CONTAINS InterPro DOMAIN/s: DNA/RNA helicase, DEAD/DEAH box type, N-terminal (InterPro:IPR011545), GUCT (InterPro:IPR012562), RNA helicase, DEAD-box type, Q motif (InterPro:IPR014014), DEAD-like helicase, N-terminal (InterPro:IPR014001), DNA/RNA helicase, C-terminal (InterPro:IPR001650), Zinc finger, CCHC-type (InterPro:IPR001878), Helicase, superfamily 1/2, ATP-binding domain (InterPro:IPR014021); BEST Arabidopsis thaliana protein match is: putative mitochondrial RNA helicase 2 (TAIR:AT3G22330.1); Has 62370 Blast hits to 60300 proteins in 3359 species: Archae - 1368; Bacteria - 33087; Metazoa - 7991; Fungi - 5480; Plants - 3250; Viruses - 141; Other Eukaryotes - 11053 (source: NCBI BLink).): protein MASTVGVPSLYQVPHLEISKPNSKKRSNCLSLSLDKPFFTPLSLVRRTRRIHSSSLLVPSAVATPNSVLSEEAFKSLGLSDHDEYDLDGDNNNVEADDGEELAISKLSLPQRLEESLEKRGITHLFPIQRAVLVPALQGRDIIARAKTGTGKTLAFGIPIIKRLTEEAGDYTAFRRSGRLPKFLVLAPTRELAKQVEKEIKESAPYLSTVCVYGGVSYTIQQSALTRGVDVVVGTPGRIIDLIEGRSLKLGEVEYLVLDEADQMLAVGFEEAVESILENLPTKRQSMLFSATMPTWVKKLARKYLDNPLNIDLVGDQDEKLAEGIKLYAIATTSTSKRTILSDLITVYAKGGKTIVFTQTKRDADEVSLALSNSIATEALHGDISQHQRERTLNAFRQGKFTVLVATDVASRGLDIPNVDLVIHYELPNDPETFVHRSGRTGRAGKEGSAILMHTSSQKRTVRSLERDVGCHFEFISPPTVGDLLESSADQVVATLNGVHPDSIKFFSATAQKLYEEKGTDALAAALAHLSGFSQPPSSRSLLSHEKGWVTLQLIRDPTNARGFLSARSVTGFLSDLYRTAADEVGKIFLIADDRIQGAVFDLPEEIAKELLEKDVPEGNSLSMITKLPPLQDDGPSSDNYGRFSSRDRMPRGGGGSRGSRGGRGGSSRGRDSWGGDDDRGSRRSSGGGSSWSRGGSSSRGSSDDWLIGGRSSSSSRAPSRERSFGGSCFICGKSGHRATDCPDKRGF, encoded by the exons ATGGCGTCGACGGTAGGAGTTCCATCACTATACCAAGTTCCTCACCTTGAAATCTCcaaacccaattccaaaaagAGGTCTAATTGTTTATCTTTATCTCTCGATAAGCCTTTCTTCACTCCCTTATCTCTTGTTCGTAGAACTCGTCGTATCcattcctcttctcttcttgttccttCTGCTGTTGCTACTCCTAATTCTGTTCTCAGTGAAGAAGCTTTCAAAAGTCTTGGTCTTTCTGACCATGACGAATATGACCTTGACGGCGACAACAACAACGTTGAAGCTGATGATGGTGAAGAACTCGCTATCTCTAAACTTAGTTTGCCTCAACGTCTTGAAGAGTCTCTTGAGAAACGTGGTATCACTCATCTCTTCCCCATTCAG AGAGCTGTGTTGGTACCTGCACTGCAAGGAAGAGATATTATAGCTCGTGCAAAGACAGGAACTGGAAAGACTTTGGCTTTTGGTATTCCTATCATTAAACGTCTCACTGAAGAAGCTGGAGACTACACTGCTTTCAg GAGGTCTGGTCGTCTTCCTAAGTTCCTTGTCCTTGCGCCGACCCGAGAGCTGGCTAAGCAAGTGGAGAAGGAGATTAAGGAGTCTGCACCTTATTTGAGCACTGTTTGTGTGTATGGGGGAGTTTCTTATACCATTCAGCAGAGTGCTTTAACTCGTggtgttgatgttgttgttggaacTCCTGGAAGAATCATTGATTTGATTGAAGGAAGGAGTCTTAAATTGGGAGAAGTTGAGTATTTGGTACTTGATGAAGCTGATCAGATGCTTGCTGTTGGGTTTGAGGAGGCCGTGGAATCGATTCTTGAGAATCTTCCAACTAAGCGACAAAGTATGCTTTTCTCAGCAACTATGCCTACTTGGGTTAAGAAGTTGGCGAGGAAGTACCTTGACAATCCCTTGAATATTGATCTG GTTGGAGACCAAGATGAGAAGCTCGCAGAGGGTATCAAACTTTATGCAATCGCAACCACATCGACATCAAAACGCACTATTCTAAGCGACCTTATTACA GTGTATGCGAAGGGTGGCAAGACCATTGTTTTTACCCAAACTAAAAGAGATGCAGACGAAGTTTCTCTTGCATTGTCAAACAGTATAGCTACCGAAGCACTTCATGGAGATATATCTCAGcatcaaagagagagaacacTCAATGCTTTCCGTCAAGGGAAATTCACCGTATTAGTTGCCACTGATGTTGCATCTCGTGGACTTGACATCCCGAACGTAGATCTA GTTATCCACTATGAACTTCCTAATGACCCAGAAACTTTTGTGCACCGTTCTGGTCGTACTGGGCGTGCAGGGAAAGAAGGCTCTGCCATTCTCATGCACACCAGCAGCCAAAAGAGAACAGTGAGGTCTCTGGAGCGTGACGTAGGCTGCCATTTTGAATTCATTAGCCCACCAACTGTTGGAGACTTGTTGGAATCGTCAGCAGACCAAGTGGTGGCCACTCTAAATGGTGTTCACCCTGACTCCATAAAGTTTTTCTCAGCAACTGCTCAAAAACTATATGAGGAGAAAGGAACAGATGCTTTAGCTGCAGCTCTAGCTCACCTGAGTGGTTTCTCTCAGCCGCCTTCATCAAGATCTCTCCTCAGCCATGAGAAG GGATGGGTGACTTTGCAATTGATCCGAGATCCAACGAACGCTAGAGGCTTTCTGTCTGCGAGGTCTGTTACTGGTTTTCTTTCCGATCTTTACCGTACAGCTGCAGATGAAGTTGGAAAAATCTTCTTGATCGCCGATGACAGG ATCCAAGGAGCTGTATTTGATCTACCAGAGGAGATCGCGAAAGAGCTCCTAGAGAAAGATGTCCCCGAAGGCAACAGTTTATCCATGATAACAAAG TTACCTCCACTTCAAGATGACGGACCATCTAGTGATAACTACGGACGGTTCTCTAGCAGAGACAGGATGCctagaggaggaggaggttcTAGAGGGTCAAGAGGCGGTAGAGGAGGATCATCACGAGGCCGTGATAGTTGGGGAGGTGATGATGACAGAGGTAGTAGAAGGAGCAGTGGTGGAGGAAGCAGCTGGTCCCGAGGTGGTAGTAGTTCCAGAGGAAGTTCTGATGATTGGTTGATCGGTGGCAGAAGTTCATCAAGCAGCAGAGCTCCTTCGCGGGAGAG AAGTTTTGGAGGTTCATGCTTCATTTGTGGGAAATCTGGACACAGGGCAACAGATTGTCCTGATAAGAGAGGATTTTAG
- a CDS encoding Putative membrane lipoprotein (Putative membrane lipoprotein; LOCATED IN: endomembrane system; BEST Arabidopsis thaliana protein match is: Putative membrane lipoprotein (TAIR:AT5G26692.1); Has 6 Blast hits to 6 proteins in 2 species: Archae - 0; Bacteria - 0; Metazoa - 0; Fungi - 0; Plants - 6; Viruses - 0; Other Eukaryotes - 0 (source: NCBI BLink).) — protein MTGNMYKMMMLMALIMMACGLQACNATNVDESKPDPKLECFKNCSISCGKQNKPCYEDCLTKCGLPQRPSTSTPASSSTTA, from the coding sequence atgaCGGGAAACATGtataagatgatgatgttgatggcATTGATAATGATGGCATGTGGTTTACAAGCATGCAATGCAACGAATGTTGATGAAAGCAAGCCAGATCCAAAACTTGAGTGCTTCAAAAACTGTTCCATAAGTTGtggcaaacaaaacaaaccttgTTACGAAGATTGTTTGACGAAATGTGGTCTCCCACAACGTCCTTCTACATCAACACCAGCATCTTCCTCCACCACGGCATAA
- the emb1138 gene encoding DEAD box RNA helicase (RH3) (embryo defective 1138 (emb1138); FUNCTIONS IN: in 6 functions; INVOLVED IN: embryo development ending in seed dormancy; LOCATED IN: chloroplast, chloroplast stroma, membrane; EXPRESSED IN: guard cell, leaf; CONTAINS InterPro DOMAIN/s: RNA helicase, DEAD-box type, Q motif (InterPro:IPR014014), DNA/RNA helicase, DEAD/DEAH box type, N-terminal (InterPro:IPR011545), GUCT (InterPro:IPR012562), DEAD-like helicase, N-terminal (InterPro:IPR014001), DNA/RNA helicase, C-terminal (InterPro:IPR001650), Zinc finger, CCHC-type (InterPro:IPR001878), Helicase, superfamily 1/2, ATP-binding domain (InterPro:IPR014021); BEST Arabidopsis thaliana protein match is: putative mitochondrial RNA helicase 2 (TAIR:AT3G22330.1); Has 62677 Blast hits to 60420 proteins in 3357 species: Archae - 1370; Bacteria - 33239; Metazoa - 8033; Fungi - 5520; Plants - 3292; Viruses - 108; Other Eukaryotes - 11115 (source: NCBI BLink).), protein MASTVGVPSLYQVPHLEISKPNSKKRSNCLSLSLDKPFFTPLSLVRRTRRIHSSSLLVPSAVATPNSVLSEEAFKSLGLSDHDEYDLDGDNNNVEADDGEELAISKLSLPQRLEESLEKRGITHLFPIQRAVLVPALQGRDIIARAKTGTGKTLAFGIPIIKRLTEEAGDYTAFRRSGRLPKFLVLAPTRELAKQVEKEIKESAPYLSTVCVYGGVSYTIQQSALTRGVDVVVGTPGRIIDLIEGRSLKLGEVEYLVLDEADQMLAVGFEEAVESILENLPTKRQSMLFSATMPTWVKKLARKYLDNPLNIDLVGDQDEKLAEGIKLYAIATTSTSKRTILSDLITVYAKGGKTIVFTQTKRDADEVSLALSNSIATEALHGDISQHQRERTLNAFRQGKFTVLVATDVASRGLDIPNVDLVIHYELPNDPETFVHRSGRTGRAGKEGSAILMHTSSQKRTVRSLERDVGCHFEFISPPTVGDLLESSADQVVATLNGVHPDSIKFFSATAQKLYEEKGTDALAAALAHLSGFSQPPSSRSLLSHEKGWVTLQLIRDPTNARGFLSARSVTGFLSDLYRTAADEVGKIFLIADDRIQGAVFDLPEEIAKELLEKDVPEGNSLSMITKLPPLQDDGPSSDNYGRFSSRDRMPRGGGGSRGSRGGRGGSSRGRDSWGGDDDRGSRRSSGGGSSWSRGGSSSRGSSDDWLIGGRSSSSSRAPSRESFGGSCFICGKSGHRATDCPDKRGF, encoded by the exons ATGGCGTCGACGGTAGGAGTTCCATCACTATACCAAGTTCCTCACCTTGAAATCTCcaaacccaattccaaaaagAGGTCTAATTGTTTATCTTTATCTCTCGATAAGCCTTTCTTCACTCCCTTATCTCTTGTTCGTAGAACTCGTCGTATCcattcctcttctcttcttgttccttCTGCTGTTGCTACTCCTAATTCTGTTCTCAGTGAAGAAGCTTTCAAAAGTCTTGGTCTTTCTGACCATGACGAATATGACCTTGACGGCGACAACAACAACGTTGAAGCTGATGATGGTGAAGAACTCGCTATCTCTAAACTTAGTTTGCCTCAACGTCTTGAAGAGTCTCTTGAGAAACGTGGTATCACTCATCTCTTCCCCATTCAG AGAGCTGTGTTGGTACCTGCACTGCAAGGAAGAGATATTATAGCTCGTGCAAAGACAGGAACTGGAAAGACTTTGGCTTTTGGTATTCCTATCATTAAACGTCTCACTGAAGAAGCTGGAGACTACACTGCTTTCAg GAGGTCTGGTCGTCTTCCTAAGTTCCTTGTCCTTGCGCCGACCCGAGAGCTGGCTAAGCAAGTGGAGAAGGAGATTAAGGAGTCTGCACCTTATTTGAGCACTGTTTGTGTGTATGGGGGAGTTTCTTATACCATTCAGCAGAGTGCTTTAACTCGTggtgttgatgttgttgttggaacTCCTGGAAGAATCATTGATTTGATTGAAGGAAGGAGTCTTAAATTGGGAGAAGTTGAGTATTTGGTACTTGATGAAGCTGATCAGATGCTTGCTGTTGGGTTTGAGGAGGCCGTGGAATCGATTCTTGAGAATCTTCCAACTAAGCGACAAAGTATGCTTTTCTCAGCAACTATGCCTACTTGGGTTAAGAAGTTGGCGAGGAAGTACCTTGACAATCCCTTGAATATTGATCTG GTTGGAGACCAAGATGAGAAGCTCGCAGAGGGTATCAAACTTTATGCAATCGCAACCACATCGACATCAAAACGCACTATTCTAAGCGACCTTATTACA GTGTATGCGAAGGGTGGCAAGACCATTGTTTTTACCCAAACTAAAAGAGATGCAGACGAAGTTTCTCTTGCATTGTCAAACAGTATAGCTACCGAAGCACTTCATGGAGATATATCTCAGcatcaaagagagagaacacTCAATGCTTTCCGTCAAGGGAAATTCACCGTATTAGTTGCCACTGATGTTGCATCTCGTGGACTTGACATCCCGAACGTAGATCTA GTTATCCACTATGAACTTCCTAATGACCCAGAAACTTTTGTGCACCGTTCTGGTCGTACTGGGCGTGCAGGGAAAGAAGGCTCTGCCATTCTCATGCACACCAGCAGCCAAAAGAGAACAGTGAGGTCTCTGGAGCGTGACGTAGGCTGCCATTTTGAATTCATTAGCCCACCAACTGTTGGAGACTTGTTGGAATCGTCAGCAGACCAAGTGGTGGCCACTCTAAATGGTGTTCACCCTGACTCCATAAAGTTTTTCTCAGCAACTGCTCAAAAACTATATGAGGAGAAAGGAACAGATGCTTTAGCTGCAGCTCTAGCTCACCTGAGTGGTTTCTCTCAGCCGCCTTCATCAAGATCTCTCCTCAGCCATGAGAAG GGATGGGTGACTTTGCAATTGATCCGAGATCCAACGAACGCTAGAGGCTTTCTGTCTGCGAGGTCTGTTACTGGTTTTCTTTCCGATCTTTACCGTACAGCTGCAGATGAAGTTGGAAAAATCTTCTTGATCGCCGATGACAGG ATCCAAGGAGCTGTATTTGATCTACCAGAGGAGATCGCGAAAGAGCTCCTAGAGAAAGATGTCCCCGAAGGCAACAGTTTATCCATGATAACAAAG TTACCTCCACTTCAAGATGACGGACCATCTAGTGATAACTACGGACGGTTCTCTAGCAGAGACAGGATGCctagaggaggaggaggttcTAGAGGGTCAAGAGGCGGTAGAGGAGGATCATCACGAGGCCGTGATAGTTGGGGAGGTGATGATGACAGAGGTAGTAGAAGGAGCAGTGGTGGAGGAAGCAGCTGGTCCCGAGGTGGTAGTAGTTCCAGAGGAAGTTCTGATGATTGGTTGATCGGTGGCAGAAGTTCATCAAGCAGCAGAGCTCCTTCGCGGGAGAG TTTTGGAGGTTCATGCTTCATTTGTGGGAAATCTGGACACAGGGCAACAGATTGTCCTGATAAGAGAGGATTTTAG